The following DNA comes from Brassica oleracea var. oleracea cultivar TO1000 chromosome C5, BOL, whole genome shotgun sequence.
TTTGTCTGGCCGATTGATTAATTTAATACCATGAGATGACATTCAAAGTTCAAACGTAGTTCCATTTACGTTAACATTTTAGCTATTTCACAATCAACTAAAGAATCTTGTTTAGAATGGTTTAAGATTATGTGTTCATTTATACAAACATAAAACAACCAAAACTAAACTTTTATGCATTTTCAAAATCTTGCCAAGAAGAAAATCATGTAATGTAATTTCCAATTTGCTCTGTTTTACAATTTAACTATGCAAATATAGTAACGGCCATTATTCTCAATAATAGAAAATTAAAATCCCATAAAATAATCTCATTAGTGTACAAATATTTTGGCAAGAAACATCATTCTTCCCAATATGTTTTGTTGGTTGAGTCATTCAAGCAAGCGCTTCTGCTTCCACCACCCGATGGCACCAACATAGAGGAATATACTCCCGATAAAACCTCCAATCACAGTCCACGCGAATCTCGTGGGACCAGCTTTCTCATCCTTGAACAGCTCTATGTTAATGTTCATCCCGAACACTCCAGCCACAGCGATAAACGCACTCATCACCAGAGTTGCTGTCGTTAGCATCACACCCATTTGCAGCAGATGATTCTGTTTGTCATCTAGCATTATATTGATGTAATCCTCTGTATCATCCACGTACTCCCTTAGCTTTTGTACATTCAAACAACACAACAGCACAGTTATATAAGATGAAACATCATCACCTGCCGAGAGTGTGTCTGATGATAAGTACTAAAGCAACTGTGTATTACTTACTGTTGATAGTTTGTTCAGTGTACCATCGATCTGCACGAAATATGCTTCCAGAAGCATTTCAAGTTCTTCCACGTCGAACTTGTTGGTCATGGCACTCCTGGTTGAGCTAGTATGAGTCCCACGGCTGTTTCTGCTAAGTGCGCTATGAGTACTCATAAGAAGATCGTGGGCGTCATTATTTGCTCGAAGGTAGCTTTCATCTCTGTTAGACTCCGAAGCAGATTCCGCAGGAAGCCTGGAAGGTTATGGTAAAAACGGAAGATGTTAAACTTAAATCAGAACAGTCGAAGGTAGTAAGTTTAGAAAGTCTGGTGCATGCCTGTCATCCTCATCTCCTTCAGGAAGATCAACCTCGACAGTATCGCTCTCGTTCATAGAGGAAGCTGACGAATTCTCAAGTTTCTGAGCTAACTTCTCTGTAAGATACATCTCAGCCATATCTTCATCGTCGTCTAGCAGATGTTCTAGCTCGTCCCTAACCTAGATCAAGTGAAGAGCGAGAAGGGTTTAGTTACCTCTTAGGATCACAACTTAGAGGAAACAAGAAGTGTATTAATCATAAGATCAAATTGAGCTAATGGAAAGTCTGAATCATAACACCTTCTGAACACGTCCAGTTATTGCAACAAGCCTGCTCTTAATCTGTCGAACCCGCTCCAAGTTGAGGGTACTGATCTTCGAAGTAAGCTTATCCAAGGCTGGATGAGCCTCTAACTCCAATCTTACGGCCTACAATTAGAGAAGAATAAATGGAAATACCACAGAATATAAGTAAAATGCTCGGAGCCTTAACCATAAGAGCATATATATACCTCACTTTCCAAACTGCTGGATGCAGCTTCAAGACAAGCTTCAAGAGCAACAAACTCAAAAGGAAGAACCTTGGATCCATCTTGATTCTCAAGGCTTTGCTTCGCATCCTTCTTGGCTTCATCCCCTTGTTCCCCAAATAATAATGGCGTCCCATCTCCTCCTCCTTGCGCTTGATCCATACTCATACGAGTCTCTCCCTCATAGTTCTCTTCCTCCTTCACACAACACATACAAAGAAACCAGAGAGTAGTTACTATCTATAACTTAACAATCATCATCTTCAATATAACATCACCATTGCATACATCAAAACGTCTAATTACGGCACTAATCATCTATAAAACGGCTTAACAATTTCTTGAACATTGACTCAAACAATACAATCATTAGGCATAAGTTTCCAAACCCTAATTTTCCACGACTACCTTAGGCTTAGTAGCGCGATAGTGACAGAGAATCCTCCTCTGCAACTCATCGATAAACGGCGCCACAGAAGGATCCTTCGAGTTAAGCAGCAAAACCTCCTGAGCCGTGATGATCGCCTTGATATGCTCCAGATTGATCACAATCGCTCTCTCTCTACCCAGAACAGTCGACGGATACGACAGGAGCGGATCGAGGATCCGAAGATCTCGCGCCGGTAGCCCCGTTCGCCGCATGATGGCGTGTTTGCCGACTTCCGTCGTCTGCGCCTGGCCTCTCGAGCAGAGCACCAGCCATGTCCTCACGCCCACGCCTTTCTTCCGGGCGCCGGCCGGGTACGTCGGCGTCGGTTGGCCGGTGATCGGCGTGGATGGATTCGTCTCGAAATCTTCCGGCCTAGGGCCTCTCATGGCGGCGTTACGATGATTGTGATGATCAGTGTGAAGTTCCGATGGCGATGATTCTGAAATTGGGAATCATTAATAAATCGGCTCGTCAGCCAAACCGGTTAGAATCGGTTGAAGAAACCGGTTTTGTAGTTTTCTCCCAGCATAAAACCGGTTGTAGCGTTTCCACAAAACCGAACCGCGGTGAAGAGTTTGTTTTTTTCTTTTGCTTTTAACAGTTTACGGTGGGTGAGACGACTTTTAACTGGCGAGTTGAAAATTTTTGAGACAGAAATATTCTTTGAAATTTGTAGTAAAATATCCCTTCAGCTAATGTGATTTCCATGAGGGTTCGGTGCAGGGGCGGAGTTAGAGAAAAAATTTGGGAAGAGGGGGGGAGGGGGAAAATAAAAAAATTATGCATATCTTATAAATCATTACGTGGATGATCCGTAACCAAGACCAAGATAAGGCCCAGCCATGTACAAGAGGAGAGAGAGTCGGCGGCCAAGTTCTTAGTCGGCCAAAACTTAGGATGTTTTCCATTTATCTGTTTTAGATCTTTTTCTATTTCATGATGTATTAGATTTTGGATAATTTTTTTTTCCTATATTTTGTAATCCTTATATAAGGAACCTCTATTACTCATTAATAAGACACACGAAATATTCAGTCTCAAACCCTTCGTTTACAACACGTTATCAGCACGATAGACTCCAAAACCCTGAGACAAAACCTAACCTAAAATCCGTCACACATAAACCCTAATCCAGGCGTAACTTAAAACCCCGAGGAACCAGACGACGAGCTACATATCAAATTGAAACTCTGGACGAGACAAATCTATCAGCGAAAACCGTTCGTCAATCCGATCTCAGACGCGCCCACACTCGCAGAAACAATAGACGGCGCCGCCTTGGTCTTTTGGAACCCTAATCCCGAAGAACCCTAATTCGTTCTTGATTCCGTTCCAGCAAGCATTACCGTCTCAGCTTCATCCCGATCTCAGCTCAGACGAACCCTTGAACTCAATCCCGCCTCTCGTTCCCGTCTCTGCCTCAGCTCGATCCGACGACCAGCCTCAACCCGTTCGCGAGAGACAACCAAGGCGATCGCGACCTAACAAACCTAACCCGATCGNNNNNNNNNNNNNNNNNNNNNNNNNNNNNNNNNNNNNNNNNNNNNNNNNNNNNNNNNNNNNNNNNNNNNNNNNNNNNNNNNNNNNNNNNNNNNNNNNNNNNNNNNNNNNNNNNNNNNNNNNNNNNNNNNNNNNNNNNNNNNNNNNNNNNNNATTGAAACCCT
Coding sequences within:
- the LOC106296202 gene encoding magnesium transporter MRS2-3, with amino-acid sequence MRGPRPEDFETNPSTPITGQPTPTYPAGARKKGVGVRTWLVLCSRGQAQTTEVGKHAIMRRTGLPARDLRILDPLLSYPSTVLGRERAIVINLEHIKAIITAQEVLLLNSKDPSVAPFIDELQRRILCHYRATKPKEEENYEGETRMSMDQAQGGGDGTPLLFGEQGDEAKKDAKQSLENQDGSKVLPFEFVALEACLEAASSSLESEAVRLELEAHPALDKLTSKISTLNLERVRQIKSRLVAITGRVQKVRDELEHLLDDDEDMAEMYLTEKLAQKLENSSASSMNESDTVEVDLPEGDEDDRLPAESASESNRDESYLRANNDAHDLLMSTHSALSRNSRGTHTSSTRSAMTNKFDVEELEMLLEAYFVQIDGTLNKLSTLREYVDDTEDYINIMLDDKQNHLLQMGVMLTTATLVMSAFIAVAGVFGMNINIELFKDEKAGPTRFAWTVIGGFIGSIFLYVGAIGWWKQKRLLE